A genomic region of Oncorhynchus mykiss isolate Arlee chromosome 16, USDA_OmykA_1.1, whole genome shotgun sequence contains the following coding sequences:
- the lipf gene encoding gastric triacylglycerol lipase isoform X2, protein MVWVLLLVAFLNTGAAQCQRSSLKDSKRLDPEVNMNISEIIRHWGYPTEEHDVVTEDGYILSVNRIPRGLKNDPKPAVFLQHGLLAAGSNWVTNLPNTSLAYLLADAGYDVWIGNSRGNTWSRRHLTLSPDHDEFWQFSYDEMAKKDLPAVVNHILKTTGQEQIYYIGHSQGTTIAFIAFSSMPELASKIKMFFGLAPVATVAFTASPMSKLSIFPDFLIWDVFGKKDFMPQSALIKWFATNVCSKKPLSELCGNLFFILCGFDELNLNMTRTPVYTSHCPAGTSVQNMIHWSQAVHGEKLMAYDYGRAGNMAHYNQSTPPLYNIQNMKVPTALWSGGHDTLADPKDVAVLLNQVPNLVYHRHIEYWEHLDFIWGLDAPQEMYSEIIKLMSQQDLV, encoded by the exons ATGGTGTGGGTTCTACTTTTAGTGGCTTTCCTGAACACTGGAGCGGCCCAGTGTCAGAGATCCTCGCTGAAAGACAGTAAAAGACTGGACCCAGAGGTCAACATGAACATT agTGAGATCATCAGGCATTGGGGCTACCCGACAGAGGAGCACGACGTCGTCACAGAGGACGGCTACATCCTGAGTGTCAACCGGATCCCGCGCGGTCTGAAGAACG atcccAAGCCTGCAGTGTTCCTCCAGCACGGTCTCCTGGCTGCGGGGAGTAACTGGGTGACCAACCTGCCCAACACCAGCCTGGCTTACCTGCTAGCCGACGCTGGCTACGACGTCTGGATCGGCAACAGCAGGGGAAACACCTGGTCCAGGAGACACCTCACACTCAGCCCTGACCACGACGAGTTCTGGCAGTTCAG TTATGATGAGATGGCAAAGAAGGACCTGCCAGCGGTGGTCAACCACATTCTGAAGACCACAGGCCAGGAGCAGATCTACTATATCGGCCACTCTCAGGGAACCACTATTG CTTTTATTGCATTCTCTTCCATGCCTGAGCTGGCAAGCAAAATCAAGATGTTCTTCGGCCTGGCTCCAGTGGCCACTGTAGCTTTCACTGCCAGCCCCATGAGCAAGCTCTCCATCTTCCCCGATTTCCTCATTTGg GATGTGTTTGGGAAGAAGGACTTCATGCCTCAGAGTGCTCTCATTAAGTGGTTCGCCACCAACGTCTGCAGTAAGAAACCTCTTAGTGAGCTGTGTGGAaacctcttcttcatcctctgTGGCTTCGATGAGCTGAACCTCAACATG ACTCGCACACCTGTGTACACCTCCCACTGCCCAGCAGGGACCTCAGTGCAGAACATGATTCACTGGTCTCAG GCAGTGCATGGTGAAAAGCTGATGGCCTATGACTATGGGAGAGCAGGGAACATGGCTCACTATAACCAG tcgACCCCCCCGCTGTACAACATCCAGAACATGAAGGTGCCTACGGCCCTGTGGTCCGGGGGTCACGACACCCTGGCTGACCCTAAGGACGTTGCCGTGCTGCTCAACCAGGTCCCCAACCTGGTGTACCACCGCCACATCGAGTACTGGGAACACCTGGACTTCATCTGGGGTCTGGACGCCCCCCAGGAGATGTACAGTGAGATAATCAAACTGATGAGTCAGCAGGACTTGGTGTGA
- the ankrd22 gene encoding ankyrin repeat domain-containing protein 22 isoform X2: MGIVYSEPICQAAYDNDLQKVYHILKEDAKTLNVQDEESGDTPIIAACRRGNISMVKYLLDLKADVAIRNKKQRTCLHYAAKRTFSFLDYLMITILMPILLIGYLILEDKQRKNVKLMNLVLSTKVEVDAVDYGNTGLHYVCQRKSHRLVPLLLEKKADVSIKNKDDETPLDIARRLQFKKIVTMLKKPD, encoded by the exons ATGGGGATAGTGTATTCAGAG CCCATTTGCCAAGCTGCCTACGATAACGACCTTCAAAAGGTGTACCACATTCTAAAAGAGGATGCCAAGACTTTAAATGTTCAAGATGAGGAATCTGGCGATACACCAATCATAGCTGCCTGCAGACGTGGAAACATCAGCATGGTCAAGTACCTTTTGGACCTGAAGGCAGATGTAGCTATAAGGAACAAG AAACAGAGGACATGTTTGCACTATGCTGCAAAGAGGACCTTTTCCTTCTTGGATTACCTGATGATCACTATCCTCATGCCAATTCTGTTGATTGGATACCTCATTCTG GAAGACAAGCAAAGGAAGAATGTGAAACTAATGAATCTGGTTCTGAGCACTAAAGTGGAGGTTGACGCTGTGGACTAT GGAAACACTGGTCTTCACTATGTCTGTCAGAGGAAGAGTCACAGACTCGTTCCACTGTTACTGGAGAAAAAGGCAGACGTTTCTATTAAAAACAAA GATGATGAGACCCCACTGGATATAGCAAGGAGACTGCAGTTCAAGAAGATTGTTACAATGCTGAAAAAGCCTgactga
- the lipf gene encoding gastric triacylglycerol lipase isoform X1, with the protein MVWVLLLVAFLNTGAAQCQRSSLKDSKRLDPEVNMNISEIIRHWGYPTEEHDVVTEDGYILSVNRIPRGLKNGDDPKPAVFLQHGLLAAGSNWVTNLPNTSLAYLLADAGYDVWIGNSRGNTWSRRHLTLSPDHDEFWQFSYDEMAKKDLPAVVNHILKTTGQEQIYYIGHSQGTTIAFIAFSSMPELASKIKMFFGLAPVATVAFTASPMSKLSIFPDFLIWDVFGKKDFMPQSALIKWFATNVCSKKPLSELCGNLFFILCGFDELNLNMTRTPVYTSHCPAGTSVQNMIHWSQAVHGEKLMAYDYGRAGNMAHYNQSTPPLYNIQNMKVPTALWSGGHDTLADPKDVAVLLNQVPNLVYHRHIEYWEHLDFIWGLDAPQEMYSEIIKLMSQQDLV; encoded by the exons ATGGTGTGGGTTCTACTTTTAGTGGCTTTCCTGAACACTGGAGCGGCCCAGTGTCAGAGATCCTCGCTGAAAGACAGTAAAAGACTGGACCCAGAGGTCAACATGAACATT agTGAGATCATCAGGCATTGGGGCTACCCGACAGAGGAGCACGACGTCGTCACAGAGGACGGCTACATCCTGAGTGTCAACCGGATCCCGCGCGGTCTGAAGAACGGTGACG atcccAAGCCTGCAGTGTTCCTCCAGCACGGTCTCCTGGCTGCGGGGAGTAACTGGGTGACCAACCTGCCCAACACCAGCCTGGCTTACCTGCTAGCCGACGCTGGCTACGACGTCTGGATCGGCAACAGCAGGGGAAACACCTGGTCCAGGAGACACCTCACACTCAGCCCTGACCACGACGAGTTCTGGCAGTTCAG TTATGATGAGATGGCAAAGAAGGACCTGCCAGCGGTGGTCAACCACATTCTGAAGACCACAGGCCAGGAGCAGATCTACTATATCGGCCACTCTCAGGGAACCACTATTG CTTTTATTGCATTCTCTTCCATGCCTGAGCTGGCAAGCAAAATCAAGATGTTCTTCGGCCTGGCTCCAGTGGCCACTGTAGCTTTCACTGCCAGCCCCATGAGCAAGCTCTCCATCTTCCCCGATTTCCTCATTTGg GATGTGTTTGGGAAGAAGGACTTCATGCCTCAGAGTGCTCTCATTAAGTGGTTCGCCACCAACGTCTGCAGTAAGAAACCTCTTAGTGAGCTGTGTGGAaacctcttcttcatcctctgTGGCTTCGATGAGCTGAACCTCAACATG ACTCGCACACCTGTGTACACCTCCCACTGCCCAGCAGGGACCTCAGTGCAGAACATGATTCACTGGTCTCAG GCAGTGCATGGTGAAAAGCTGATGGCCTATGACTATGGGAGAGCAGGGAACATGGCTCACTATAACCAG tcgACCCCCCCGCTGTACAACATCCAGAACATGAAGGTGCCTACGGCCCTGTGGTCCGGGGGTCACGACACCCTGGCTGACCCTAAGGACGTTGCCGTGCTGCTCAACCAGGTCCCCAACCTGGTGTACCACCGCCACATCGAGTACTGGGAACACCTGGACTTCATCTGGGGTCTGGACGCCCCCCAGGAGATGTACAGTGAGATAATCAAACTGATGAGTCAGCAGGACTTGGTGTGA
- the ankrd22 gene encoding ankyrin repeat domain-containing protein 22 isoform X1, which translates to MGIVYSEPICQAAYDNDLQKVYHILKEDAKTLNVQDEESGDTPIIAACRRGNISMVKYLLDLKADVAIRNKKQRTCLHYAAKRTFSFLDYLMITILMPILLIGYLILEDKQRKNVKLMNLVLSTKVEVDAVDYQGNTGLHYVCQRKSHRLVPLLLEKKADVSIKNKDDETPLDIARRLQFKKIVTMLKKPD; encoded by the exons ATGGGGATAGTGTATTCAGAG CCCATTTGCCAAGCTGCCTACGATAACGACCTTCAAAAGGTGTACCACATTCTAAAAGAGGATGCCAAGACTTTAAATGTTCAAGATGAGGAATCTGGCGATACACCAATCATAGCTGCCTGCAGACGTGGAAACATCAGCATGGTCAAGTACCTTTTGGACCTGAAGGCAGATGTAGCTATAAGGAACAAG AAACAGAGGACATGTTTGCACTATGCTGCAAAGAGGACCTTTTCCTTCTTGGATTACCTGATGATCACTATCCTCATGCCAATTCTGTTGATTGGATACCTCATTCTG GAAGACAAGCAAAGGAAGAATGTGAAACTAATGAATCTGGTTCTGAGCACTAAAGTGGAGGTTGACGCTGTGGACTAT CAGGGAAACACTGGTCTTCACTATGTCTGTCAGAGGAAGAGTCACAGACTCGTTCCACTGTTACTGGAGAAAAAGGCAGACGTTTCTATTAAAAACAAA GATGATGAGACCCCACTGGATATAGCAAGGAGACTGCAGTTCAAGAAGATTGTTACAATGCTGAAAAAGCCTgactga